In the Solibacillus sp. FSL K6-1523 genome, one interval contains:
- the pknB gene encoding Stk1 family PASTA domain-containing Ser/Thr kinase encodes MLVGKHISSRYKILQLIGGGGMSNVYLAHDIILNRDVAIKILRYDFSNEEELHRRFQREALSATSLTHPNIVSIYDVGEDGDMHYIVMEYIKGKTLKQYIQEFSPLSPARSVHIMKQLTSAMSQAHENGIIHRDIKPQNILMDEEGNVKITDFGIATSLGATSYTQTNSVIGTVHYLSPEQARGGIASMKSDIYALGIVLYELLTGELPFSGESAVSIALKHLQSETPSVREFDASIPQSIENIVLKATSKDMRHRYASTEEMEADLDTCLSMKRKDEPKFMTPLDNDATKLIPIIKDPTPVQPSIPATNEPTVKIEPQKVEPILPQQKKKKKWPIFVGIFAALAIIGIVLAFVLTPNKIEVPDVRNMPISEAIQTLEREGFVIGEQEERNSEEIESGSVIEMAPSANSMHVKGTEINLVVSIGEETMRMEDYNGKPGEQVKELLDKQDIFGSVRIEEEYSRELEGTIIGQSPRANEEIIAKDTDVVLTVSKGLEPVALADLRGYNEANRKAYEKSSGFIINVTKREFHATYLAGEVISQTPSEGTKLKAGDTVNVVVSKGPEAKAEKVFKKQIPIPFEPPVFEEGIEQAIEQTVVIYIQDKTHSLADPFDTITITDPTSYLIELTIVEGEKGAYQIRRDNVVIENQTIEYKDIPNN; translated from the coding sequence ATGCTTGTAGGTAAGCACATAAGTAGTCGCTATAAAATATTGCAACTAATCGGCGGCGGAGGTATGTCCAATGTTTATTTAGCGCATGATATTATTTTAAATCGCGATGTAGCCATTAAAATTTTACGCTACGATTTTTCAAATGAAGAAGAATTGCATCGACGTTTTCAGCGCGAGGCATTGTCTGCAACAAGTCTTACACATCCGAATATTGTAAGTATTTATGATGTTGGTGAAGATGGCGACATGCACTACATTGTAATGGAGTACATTAAAGGGAAAACATTAAAGCAATACATACAAGAGTTTTCACCATTATCTCCAGCTCGTAGCGTGCACATTATGAAGCAATTAACATCCGCAATGTCTCAAGCGCATGAAAACGGCATCATTCACCGTGATATTAAGCCACAAAATATTTTAATGGATGAAGAAGGCAATGTGAAAATTACAGATTTCGGAATAGCTACTTCTTTAGGTGCAACATCGTATACACAAACGAATTCTGTCATTGGAACGGTGCATTATTTATCGCCAGAGCAAGCGCGTGGTGGTATTGCTTCGATGAAATCGGATATTTATGCGCTTGGCATTGTATTGTATGAATTATTAACAGGGGAATTACCGTTTTCCGGTGAATCTGCCGTGTCGATTGCATTAAAGCATTTGCAATCAGAAACGCCTTCTGTTCGTGAATTTGACGCATCGATACCGCAAAGTATTGAAAATATCGTATTAAAAGCAACGTCAAAAGATATGCGTCATCGTTATGCATCTACAGAAGAAATGGAAGCGGATTTAGATACATGCTTATCTATGAAACGTAAAGATGAGCCAAAATTTATGACGCCGCTTGATAATGATGCAACAAAGTTAATTCCAATCATTAAAGATCCAACACCAGTGCAACCGTCAATTCCAGCAACGAATGAGCCAACTGTTAAAATAGAACCACAAAAAGTAGAACCTATTCTTCCGCAACAAAAAAAGAAGAAAAAATGGCCGATTTTTGTAGGTATCTTTGCGGCACTCGCTATTATTGGCATCGTGTTAGCCTTTGTATTAACGCCGAATAAAATCGAGGTACCAGATGTTCGAAATATGCCGATTTCGGAGGCAATTCAAACACTTGAGCGTGAAGGTTTCGTTATTGGCGAACAGGAAGAGCGTAATTCGGAGGAAATTGAATCTGGCTCTGTTATAGAAATGGCGCCATCAGCAAATTCAATGCATGTAAAAGGGACAGAAATTAATTTAGTTGTTAGCATCGGTGAAGAAACAATGCGGATGGAAGATTATAATGGTAAACCAGGCGAACAAGTGAAAGAATTGCTTGATAAACAGGATATTTTCGGAAGTGTAAGGATTGAAGAAGAATATTCACGCGAATTAGAGGGGACGATTATTGGTCAATCCCCACGAGCAAATGAAGAAATTATCGCAAAAGATACAGACGTTGTGTTGACTGTGAGTAAAGGTCTAGAGCCAGTAGCTCTTGCTGATTTACGCGGTTACAATGAAGCAAATCGTAAAGCATATGAAAAAAGCTCGGGCTTTATAATAAATGTTACGAAAAGGGAATTCCATGCGACATATCTAGCTGGCGAAGTGATTAGCCAAACACCTTCTGAAGGGACGAAGCTTAAAGCTGGCGACACGGTGAACGTCGTCGTTTCGAAAGGACCAGAAGCGAAGGCGGAAAAAGTATTTAAAAAGCAAATTCCGATCCCATTTGAGCCGCCAGTATTTGAGGAAGGGATCGAACAAGCGATTGAACAAACGGTTGTTATTTATATACAAGACAAAACCCATTCATTGGCAGATCCGTTTGACACAATCACAATTACAGATCCGACCTCTTATCTGATCGAATTAACGATTGTCGAAGGGGAAAAGGGCGCTTATCAAATTAGACGCGATAATGTCGTTATTGAAAATCAAACGATTGAGTATAAAGATATTCCAAATAATTAA
- the rsgA gene encoding ribosome small subunit-dependent GTPase A has product MARGQIRKALSGFYYIEQDGNLIQCRARGIFRNRGESPLVGDFVEYSYDGESDGSVDKIHARKNELVRPPIANIDQALLVFSAKEPDFNTILLDRFLVVLESFHVQPIIVLTKLDLLNNEEKQALGQYVADYEAMGYEVILTFKDDPALLSTLGHYLKGKTSVLAGQSGVGKSTLLNTLIPSLELKTAHISKSLGRGKHTTRHVELIDIGEGLLADTPGFSSFDFDTIEKEELSACLPEFQRISENCKFRGCLHIKEPKCAVKEAVESGEIRTYRYEHYQQFLQEIIDRKPRY; this is encoded by the coding sequence ATGGCGCGTGGCCAAATTCGAAAAGCTTTAAGTGGTTTTTATTATATAGAGCAAGATGGAAATTTGATTCAATGTCGTGCGCGTGGGATTTTCCGTAATCGCGGAGAATCCCCGTTAGTAGGAGACTTTGTAGAGTATTCTTATGACGGAGAATCGGATGGATCTGTCGATAAAATTCATGCGCGTAAAAATGAATTAGTACGTCCACCTATTGCGAATATTGACCAAGCACTTTTAGTATTTTCAGCAAAAGAACCTGACTTTAATACGATTTTATTAGATCGCTTTTTAGTTGTTTTAGAATCTTTCCATGTTCAGCCGATTATTGTGCTGACAAAATTAGATTTATTGAATAATGAGGAAAAACAAGCGCTTGGGCAATATGTCGCGGATTATGAGGCAATGGGCTATGAAGTCATTTTGACGTTTAAAGATGATCCTGCATTACTCTCGACGTTAGGTCATTATTTAAAGGGAAAAACATCGGTATTAGCAGGCCAATCAGGTGTCGGTAAGTCGACATTATTAAATACGTTAATTCCTTCATTAGAACTTAAAACAGCGCATATTTCGAAAAGCTTAGGGCGAGGAAAGCATACGACACGACATGTCGAGTTAATTGATATTGGTGAAGGTTTGCTTGCCGACACACCTGGCTTTAGCTCGTTTGATTTTGATACAATTGAAAAGGAAGAACTATCAGCGTGTTTACCAGAATTCCAACGTATTAGTGAAAACTGCAAATTCCGAGGTTGTTTACATATAAAAGAGCCAAAATGTGCAGTGAAAGAAGCGGTTGAATCTGGAGAAATTCGTACTTACCGTTATGAACATTATCAACAGTTTTTACAAGAAATTATTGATCGAAAGCCGAGGTACTAA
- the rpe gene encoding ribulose-phosphate 3-epimerase: MIKIAPSILAADFAKLGEEVKEVEAAGAELIHIDVMDGHFVPNISFGAIALEAIRPLSTLPMDVHLMIENPDQYIEQFAKAGADYITVHVEACRHLHRTIQLIRSFGVKPGVVLNPHTPIESIQHVLEDIDMVLFMTVNPGFGGQKFIHSVVPKVAALSEIIKERGLNIEIEIDGGINAETIIPCAKAGATIFVAGSAIYGKEDRAQALQEIKQAGLDAIK, encoded by the coding sequence ATGATTAAAATTGCACCATCCATTTTAGCAGCAGATTTTGCAAAATTAGGTGAAGAAGTTAAAGAAGTTGAAGCAGCAGGTGCTGAGCTAATTCATATCGACGTAATGGACGGTCATTTTGTCCCGAATATTTCATTTGGTGCAATTGCGCTTGAAGCGATTCGTCCTTTATCAACATTACCAATGGACGTTCATTTAATGATCGAAAATCCGGACCAATACATTGAGCAATTTGCGAAAGCTGGAGCCGATTATATTACAGTCCATGTAGAGGCGTGCCGTCACTTACACCGTACAATTCAGTTGATTCGTTCATTTGGTGTGAAACCGGGTGTTGTATTAAATCCGCATACGCCAATCGAAAGTATCCAACATGTTTTAGAGGATATTGATATGGTGTTATTTATGACGGTGAACCCTGGTTTTGGTGGACAAAAATTCATCCATTCAGTCGTACCAAAAGTGGCAGCCTTATCAGAAATAATTAAAGAGCGTGGTTTAAATATCGAGATTGAAATCGATGGTGGAATTAACGCGGAAACAATTATTCCATGTGCGAAAGCGGGTGCTACTATTTTCGTAGCGGGTTCAGCTATTTATGGAAAAGAAGATCGCGCGCAAGCTTTACAAGAAATTAAACAAGCAGGATTGGACGCTATTAAGTGA
- a CDS encoding thiamine diphosphokinase produces the protein MIVAICAGGPINEVAFSLTPDKWIGVDRGALHLIEQGLIPHTIVGDFDSVTAHEFARISEVVDHVETFQAEKNETDTDLALQRALQYEPTQIWLTGVTGGRLDHYEAALRSIYTLQKQFPTIIFKIINRQNEMRFLLPGKHPLHKSAYPFLSFFAYGQTVKEVTLRGVKYETTNEVIEQGTSRFTSNEIVQDGYISFSEGICLMITSKD, from the coding sequence GTGATTGTAGCGATTTGTGCAGGCGGCCCTATAAATGAGGTCGCCTTTTCTTTAACGCCTGATAAATGGATTGGTGTGGATCGTGGGGCTTTGCATTTAATTGAGCAAGGTTTGATTCCACATACTATTGTCGGTGATTTTGATTCGGTGACAGCACATGAATTTGCGCGAATTTCAGAAGTTGTCGACCATGTTGAGACGTTTCAAGCTGAAAAAAATGAGACCGATACGGATTTAGCTTTGCAGCGAGCATTGCAATATGAACCGACTCAAATTTGGCTTACGGGTGTGACGGGTGGTCGATTAGATCATTATGAGGCTGCATTACGTTCCATTTATACGCTTCAAAAACAATTCCCTACAATTATATTTAAAATTATAAACCGTCAAAATGAAATGCGTTTCTTATTGCCTGGGAAGCATCCTTTACATAAATCGGCTTATCCTTTCCTATCCTTTTTTGCATATGGGCAAACCGTAAAAGAAGTGACGTTACGTGGAGTTAAGTATGAAACGACAAATGAAGTGATTGAACAAGGAACATCCCGTTTCACAAGCAATGAAATCGTACAAGACGGGTATATATCTTTCAGCGAAGGCATATGTTTAATGATAACAAGCAAAGATTAA
- the rpmB gene encoding 50S ribosomal protein L28 gives MPKQCVITGRKARTGNNRSHAMNANKRTWGANLQKVRILVDGKPKRVWVSARALKSGKIERV, from the coding sequence ATGCCAAAACAATGCGTAATTACTGGCCGTAAAGCTCGTACAGGCAACAACCGTTCACACGCTATGAACGCTAACAAACGTACTTGGGGTGCTAACCTTCAAAAAGTTCGCATTTTAGTAGACGGTAAGCCTAAACGTGTATGGGTTTCTGCCCGTGCTTTAAAATCAGGTAAAATCGAGCGCGTTTAA
- a CDS encoding Asp23/Gls24 family envelope stress response protein: MSVELNNEFGHIDISNDVIAQIAGGAAIECYGIVGMASKHQIRDGLTDILRKENFAKGVLIRQEGEDLHIDMYIVVSYGTKISEIAYQVQSKVKYTVNKTLGMSVKSVNIFVQGVRVANV, from the coding sequence ATGTCAGTAGAATTGAATAACGAATTCGGCCATATTGATATTTCAAATGATGTGATTGCACAAATTGCTGGTGGAGCGGCAATCGAGTGTTATGGTATTGTAGGAATGGCGTCTAAACACCAAATTCGTGACGGATTAACAGATATTTTGCGTAAAGAGAACTTTGCAAAAGGTGTACTAATTCGCCAAGAGGGTGAAGACTTACATATTGATATGTATATCGTCGTAAGCTATGGTACGAAAATTTCTGAAATCGCATATCAAGTTCAATCGAAAGTAAAATATACAGTAAATAAAACATTAGGTATGAGCGTTAAATCAGTAAATATTTTTGTTCAAGGCGTTCGTGTTGCGAATGTGTAA
- a CDS encoding DAK2 domain-containing protein, translated as MKSLDGIKFAEMVQMGAHHLYQNAGYVDSLNVFPVPDGDTGTNMNLSMTSGADETKLHASAHIGKTAQALSKGLLMGARGNSGVILSQLFRGFGKAIEKNEEIDAKGLANAFQAGVDTAYKAVMKPVEGTILTVAREAAAKGVEVAETEDNLIAVMEAFIEEARASLDRTPDLLPVLKEVGVVDSGGQGLLFVYEGFLASMKGEPLPAKNESSLDDLINAEHHRVQDFMDTSAIEFGYCTEIMVRLEEGKQPFDEEQFRQELNPMGDSLLVISDDEVAKVHIHSETPGAVLEAGQKYGSLIKIKVDNMREQHSAIVNEAPKTPAKAQQQKIPYAIVTIAMGEGVANLLRSIGASYVIEGGQTMNPSTEDIVKAVQEIGAERVLILPNNKNIIMAAEQAAELLEIEAAVVPTKTIPQGMAAILAFNPEESVANNKNYMTEGFAHVKTGQVTFAVRDTSIDGVEIRKDDYMALAEGKIILSTSEMMDAAKQVLDNLMDEDSEIVTIIFGEDATAEQAEQLQSFIEENYEDAEVEIVEGKQSLYPFILSVE; from the coding sequence ATGAAGTCCTTAGACGGAATTAAATTTGCAGAAATGGTTCAAATGGGTGCACATCACCTTTACCAAAATGCAGGTTATGTAGATTCACTAAATGTATTCCCTGTACCAGACGGGGATACGGGGACAAATATGAATTTGTCGATGACATCTGGTGCGGATGAAACAAAATTACATGCAAGTGCTCATATTGGTAAAACAGCACAAGCATTATCAAAGGGCTTACTTATGGGTGCGCGCGGAAATTCAGGCGTTATTTTATCTCAATTATTCCGTGGTTTCGGTAAGGCGATTGAAAAAAATGAAGAAATCGATGCAAAAGGCTTAGCGAATGCATTCCAAGCAGGTGTCGATACGGCATATAAAGCGGTTATGAAACCAGTTGAAGGTACAATTTTGACAGTTGCGCGTGAAGCAGCAGCTAAAGGTGTTGAAGTTGCTGAAACAGAGGACAACCTCATTGCTGTTATGGAAGCGTTTATTGAAGAAGCGCGTGCATCACTTGATCGCACACCAGATTTATTGCCTGTTTTAAAAGAAGTTGGCGTAGTTGATAGTGGTGGACAAGGGTTGCTTTTCGTCTATGAAGGTTTCCTTGCATCGATGAAAGGTGAGCCATTACCAGCAAAAAATGAATCGTCATTAGATGATTTGATTAATGCAGAACATCACCGCGTACAGGATTTCATGGATACTTCTGCGATTGAATTTGGTTACTGTACGGAAATTATGGTCCGTCTTGAAGAGGGCAAACAGCCTTTCGATGAGGAACAATTCCGCCAAGAGCTAAATCCAATGGGTGATTCATTGCTCGTTATTTCAGATGATGAAGTGGCAAAAGTACATATTCACTCTGAAACACCAGGTGCGGTTCTTGAAGCAGGGCAAAAATATGGTAGCTTAATTAAAATCAAAGTAGATAATATGCGTGAACAACATTCAGCGATTGTAAATGAAGCGCCAAAAACACCAGCTAAAGCACAACAGCAAAAGATTCCATATGCAATCGTAACAATTGCAATGGGTGAAGGTGTAGCGAATTTATTACGTTCGATTGGTGCATCATATGTCATTGAAGGCGGTCAAACGATGAACCCTTCTACGGAAGACATTGTGAAGGCTGTTCAAGAAATTGGTGCAGAACGCGTACTTATTTTACCGAACAATAAAAATATTATTATGGCAGCAGAGCAAGCGGCGGAGCTTTTAGAAATCGAAGCAGCGGTTGTTCCGACAAAAACAATTCCACAAGGGATGGCAGCAATTTTAGCATTCAACCCAGAGGAATCTGTTGCAAATAATAAAAATTACATGACAGAAGGATTTGCGCATGTAAAAACAGGTCAAGTAACATTTGCGGTTCGCGATACGTCGATTGACGGTGTCGAAATTCGTAAAGATGACTATATGGCTTTAGCAGAAGGAAAAATCATTTTATCAACATCTGAAATGATGGACGCTGCGAAACAAGTACTTGATAATTTAATGGACGAAGATTCTGAAATCGTAACAATTATTTTTGGTGAAGATGCAACGGCTGAGCAGGCTGAACAATTGCAAAGCTTCATCGAAGAAAATTATGAAGATGCAGAAGTGGAAATTGTTGAAGGGAAACAATCACTTTATCCATTTATTCTTTCAGTCGAATAA
- the sdaAB gene encoding L-serine ammonia-lyase, iron-sulfur-dependent subunit beta: protein MKFTSVFDIIGPVMIGPSSSHTAGAARIGRVARDLFGRQPKWVKIYLYGSFAETYRGHGTDVALIGGLLDYDTDDERIKTAFQEAKAANLTFEFIPETANKEHPNTARLVMGDDDNEMSVEGISIGGGKIEISEVNGFKLRLTGGMPAILVVHDDRAGCIANVANCLAMHSVNIGHMEVSRIERGLTALMVIEVDQNIDKRIIDQISYIPHITKVSKINN, encoded by the coding sequence ATGAAATTTACATCGGTTTTTGATATTATTGGTCCCGTTATGATTGGCCCCTCTTCTTCACATACAGCAGGGGCTGCTCGTATTGGGCGTGTCGCAAGGGATTTATTTGGACGTCAACCGAAATGGGTAAAGATTTATTTATATGGATCTTTTGCTGAAACATATCGCGGCCATGGGACAGACGTAGCCCTAATTGGCGGTTTATTAGATTATGATACAGATGATGAGAGAATTAAAACAGCTTTCCAAGAGGCAAAGGCTGCCAATTTAACATTTGAATTTATTCCTGAGACAGCTAATAAAGAGCATCCAAATACAGCCCGACTTGTTATGGGTGATGACGATAATGAAATGAGCGTTGAAGGTATTTCAATTGGTGGGGGAAAAATTGAAATTAGTGAAGTAAATGGCTTTAAATTACGTTTAACAGGTGGGATGCCAGCCATTTTAGTTGTGCATGATGATCGTGCAGGCTGCATCGCCAACGTTGCGAACTGCTTAGCGATGCATAGTGTCAATATTGGGCACATGGAAGTATCGCGCATTGAACGTGGTTTAACGGCATTAATGGTCATTGAAGTAGATCAAAATATAGATAAACGAATTATCGATCAAATTTCATATATTCCACATATTACGAAAGTGTCGAAAATTAACAACTAA
- the sdaAA gene encoding L-serine ammonia-lyase, iron-sulfur-dependent, subunit alpha, whose protein sequence is MDVLFHNVRDLVERAEKEGKLISELMIEQEMLISGRTREEIFAQMDRNLVVMEEAVERGLRGVQSVTGLTGGDAVLIQNYIASGKSLAGDLLLDAVSKAVATNEVNAAMGTICATPTAGSAGVVPGTLFAVKNKLNPTREQMVRYLFTSGAFGFVVANNASISGAEGGCQAEVGSASAMAAAAIVEMAGGTPQQCAEGFAITLKNMLGLVCDPVAGLVEVPCVKRNAMGASNSLVAADMALAGVTSRIPCDEVIGAMYRIGQSMSPNLKETARGGLAATPTGKAITHAIFDGGDLKSLLKSRTASN, encoded by the coding sequence GTGGATGTATTATTCCATAATGTACGTGATTTAGTAGAACGTGCAGAAAAAGAAGGGAAGCTCATTTCTGAACTTATGATTGAGCAAGAAATGTTAATAAGCGGACGTACTCGAGAAGAGATATTTGCGCAAATGGATCGCAATTTAGTTGTGATGGAAGAAGCGGTAGAGCGCGGTTTACGCGGTGTTCAATCTGTGACAGGATTAACGGGTGGCGATGCGGTATTAATTCAAAATTACATCGCAAGTGGCAAATCATTAGCGGGCGATTTATTATTAGATGCTGTAAGTAAAGCGGTCGCAACGAATGAAGTGAATGCAGCGATGGGGACAATTTGTGCGACACCAACTGCTGGTTCGGCGGGCGTTGTACCGGGTACATTATTTGCAGTGAAAAACAAATTAAATCCAACGCGCGAGCAAATGGTCCGTTATTTATTTACGTCGGGTGCATTTGGCTTTGTCGTTGCAAATAATGCGTCGATTTCGGGTGCAGAAGGTGGCTGTCAGGCGGAAGTAGGAAGTGCTTCGGCAATGGCGGCAGCAGCAATTGTTGAAATGGCTGGAGGTACACCGCAGCAATGTGCAGAAGGCTTTGCGATTACATTAAAAAATATGCTCGGTCTCGTATGTGATCCGGTTGCGGGACTTGTTGAAGTTCCTTGTGTAAAACGTAATGCAATGGGTGCGTCCAATTCGCTCGTTGCGGCGGATATGGCACTTGCAGGTGTGACGAGTCGTATTCCATGTGATGAAGTGATCGGTGCAATGTATCGTATCGGACAGTCGATGAGTCCGAATTTAAAAGAAACAGCTCGTGGTGGACTTGCGGCAACACCTACAGGTAAAGCGATTACGCATGCCATTTTTGATGGTGGCGACTTGAAGAGTTTATTGAAATCACGCACGGCAAGTAATTAA
- the recG gene encoding ATP-dependent DNA helicase RecG — protein MIHEPVSKLKGVGKETAENLENLGIHTIADLIWMFPYRHEDFRLKDLVETPHNERVTIEARVESVPTALFLGKNKSRLQFTALAGRHLVKVVFFNQNYLRQKLAPGMVVTITGKWDRGRQVIVGSSVSFGPKTEQVDFEPVYSLKGNIQQKRFRKYMRQALDVAAAELPESLPSKLREDYQLVGLQEALEGIHFPTDAQHSKQARRRFVYEELLEFQLRIQALRKVNKENEKGIVIHYDLPKLKEFIETLPYELTGAQKRVVNEICKDLKQPQRMNRLLQGDVGSGKTVVAALGLYAAVTAGFQGALMAPTEILAEQHAENLHTWFDPIGVKIALLSGSTKAKARRELLAQLANGEIDILIGTHALIQPDVVFHKLGFVITDEQHRFGVEQRRVLREKGENPDVLFMTATPIPRTLAITAFGEMDVSIIDELPAGRKEIETHWMKKEQMNSVLMRMAQELEAGRQAYVITPLIEESDKLDVQNAVEAYEHLQAYFGSRFKVGLMHGKLHSDEKDAVMRAFSDGSIHVLVSTTVVEVGVNVPNATFMTIYDAERFGLAQLHQLRGRVGRGEHQSYCVLIADPKTDEGKERMTSMTETNDGFRLAEKDLELRGSGDFFGKRQSGLPEFKLADLVHDYRALETARQDAARMLYDEDFWQQPEYEVLRAKLADSGILEGERID, from the coding sequence TTGATACATGAACCCGTGTCGAAATTAAAAGGAGTCGGCAAGGAAACGGCTGAAAATTTAGAGAATCTTGGTATTCATACGATAGCTGATTTAATATGGATGTTTCCATACCGACATGAAGATTTTCGTTTAAAAGATTTAGTGGAGACGCCTCATAATGAGCGTGTCACGATTGAGGCGCGCGTGGAAAGTGTCCCAACCGCGTTATTTTTAGGAAAAAACAAGTCGCGTTTACAATTTACGGCCCTTGCAGGTAGGCATTTAGTGAAGGTCGTATTTTTCAATCAAAATTATTTGCGTCAAAAATTAGCGCCAGGGATGGTTGTTACGATTACTGGTAAATGGGATCGGGGGCGTCAAGTGATCGTTGGCTCCTCGGTATCTTTTGGACCTAAAACAGAGCAAGTCGATTTTGAGCCAGTGTATAGTTTAAAAGGGAATATTCAACAAAAACGTTTCCGTAAATATATGCGGCAAGCGCTGGATGTTGCGGCAGCTGAACTTCCTGAATCATTACCGTCAAAATTGCGAGAGGATTACCAATTGGTGGGTCTTCAAGAGGCGTTGGAAGGAATTCACTTTCCGACAGATGCACAACATTCCAAACAAGCTCGCCGTCGCTTTGTGTATGAGGAATTGCTAGAATTTCAGTTGCGCATTCAAGCGTTACGAAAAGTGAATAAGGAAAACGAAAAAGGAATTGTAATTCATTATGATTTGCCCAAGTTAAAAGAGTTTATTGAGACATTGCCGTATGAACTAACGGGTGCACAGAAGCGTGTCGTTAATGAAATTTGTAAAGATTTAAAGCAACCACAGCGCATGAATCGGCTATTGCAAGGGGATGTAGGTTCGGGGAAAACGGTTGTTGCGGCGCTTGGATTGTATGCAGCTGTCACAGCGGGCTTTCAAGGAGCACTGATGGCACCAACTGAAATTTTAGCTGAGCAACATGCCGAAAACTTACATACTTGGTTTGATCCAATCGGTGTAAAGATTGCTTTGCTTTCAGGCTCGACAAAAGCAAAAGCGCGCCGTGAATTATTAGCGCAATTGGCAAATGGAGAAATTGATATTTTGATCGGTACACATGCATTAATTCAACCAGATGTTGTTTTTCATAAATTAGGCTTTGTTATTACGGATGAGCAGCACCGCTTTGGCGTCGAGCAACGGCGGGTTTTACGTGAAAAGGGTGAAAATCCAGATGTGTTATTTATGACGGCAACACCAATCCCTCGAACACTTGCGATTACAGCGTTTGGAGAGATGGATGTTTCGATTATTGATGAGTTGCCAGCTGGTCGAAAAGAAATAGAGACGCACTGGATGAAAAAAGAGCAAATGAATAGCGTATTAATGCGCATGGCACAGGAATTGGAAGCGGGACGACAAGCGTATGTCATTACGCCGCTAATCGAGGAATCTGACAAGCTGGATGTACAAAATGCAGTAGAAGCATATGAACATTTGCAAGCCTATTTTGGGTCGCGTTTTAAAGTGGGTTTAATGCATGGGAAACTACATTCGGATGAGAAAGATGCGGTCATGCGGGCGTTTAGTGACGGATCGATTCATGTGCTCGTTTCGACAACAGTTGTCGAAGTTGGAGTGAACGTGCCAAATGCGACATTTATGACGATTTATGATGCGGAACGTTTTGGACTTGCACAGCTGCATCAACTTCGGGGGCGTGTAGGGCGTGGTGAGCATCAATCGTATTGTGTGTTAATAGCAGATCCAAAAACCGATGAAGGAAAAGAGCGGATGACGTCCATGACCGAGACGAACGACGGTTTCCGACTAGCTGAAAAGGACTTGGAATTACGTGGTTCAGGTGATTTTTTCGGAAAAAGACAAAGTGGCCTACCCGAATTTAAATTGGCGGATCTCGTTCATGATTATCGTGCGCTTGAAACGGCGAGACAGGATGCGGCTCGGATGCTGTATGATGAAGATTTTTGGCAGCAACCAGAATATGAAGTGTTAAGAGCAAAATTAGCCGATTCAGGTATTCTTGAAGGAGAACGAATCGATTAA
- a CDS encoding VOC family protein: MSKMTPYLVFNGETKEAVQLYAKAFNAKNVVVSTFGEMPPNPEHPVPEEAKHLVMHAFIELENSKMMFSDTFPGSPQITKGDNITLAYTSDNEQIIRTIFELFADGGNVTMPLQETFWSKCYGQVTDKFGIAWQLSYELE, encoded by the coding sequence ATGTCGAAAATGACTCCTTATTTAGTGTTTAATGGTGAAACAAAAGAAGCTGTACAATTGTATGCAAAAGCATTCAATGCAAAGAATGTCGTTGTTTCAACGTTTGGTGAAATGCCGCCAAATCCAGAGCATCCTGTACCAGAAGAGGCAAAACATTTAGTGATGCATGCGTTTATCGAATTAGAAAATAGTAAAATGATGTTTTCAGATACATTCCCAGGTTCTCCTCAAATAACGAAAGGTGACAATATCACACTTGCCTATACGTCGGACAATGAGCAAATAATACGAACGATTTTTGAATTATTTGCTGATGGAGGAAATGTAACGATGCCATTGCAAGAAACATTTTGGAGTAAATGCTATGGACAAGTAACGGATAAGTTCGGAATCGCGTGGCAATTAAGCTATGAATTAGAATAG